The following proteins come from a genomic window of Miscanthus floridulus cultivar M001 chromosome 2, ASM1932011v1, whole genome shotgun sequence:
- the LOC136539843 gene encoding uncharacterized protein, which yields MGGNGCLLAPCFCGALLSRRRKARLVLWGGESRAARHGKLAGHVMLEVAGTVVCRADAFYLGRPAPVLAIEDRLLGGGTYLVLPVDRLPQGYDAVTATSLAALSYDRAAGGGAGGGSSSPSIAGGPRSPFEYVKGDDGRTVIKVTPEFLIGAITASSRAAKDDNGEACAGALCSTPELRKHYEQLVVAARGRAWSPRLDTIKERKGRRGIALAAVVSPGKLSTVAVTTRLLSGSTPPKQKPGSDIRL from the coding sequence ATGGGCGGCAATGGCTGCCTCCTGGCGCCGTGCTTCTGCGGGGCGCTGCTGTCGCGGCGGCGGAAGGCGCGGCTGGTGCTGTGGGGCGGGGAGTCCCGGGCGGCCCGGCACGGGAAGCTGGCGGGGCACGTGATGCTGGAGGTGGCGGGCACCGTGGTGTGCCGCGCCGACGCCTTCTACCTGGGCCGCCCCGCGCCCGTGCTGGCCATCGAGGACAGGCTCCTGGGCGGCGGCACCTACCTGGTGCTCCCCGTGGACCGCCTCCCGCAGGGCTACGACGCGGTCACCGCCACGTCGCTGGCCGCGCTCTCCTACGACAGGGCTGCAGGTGGCGGCGCTGGAGGGGGCTCGTCGTCGCCGTCCATCGCGGGAGGGCCCCGGAGTCCGTTCGAGTACGTGAAGGGCGATGACGGGCGCACGGTCATCAAGGTCACGCCCGAGTTCCTCATCGGGGCCATCACGGCCAGCAGCAGGGCCGCCAAGGACGACAACGGCGAGGCGTGCGCCGGGGCGCTGTGCAGCACGCCCGAGCTGAGGAAGCACTACGAGCAGCTGGTGGTCGCCGCCAGGGGCCGCGCGTGGTCGCCGCGCCTCGACACCATCAAGGAGCGCAAGGGCAGGAGGGGCATCGCCCTCGCGGCGGTCGTCAGCCCCGGCAAGCTGTCGACGGTGGCCGTCACCACCAGGCTCCTCTCGGGCTCGACGCCGCCAAAGCAGAAACCAGGTAGCGATATCAGGCTGTAG